In the Shewanella sp. OMA3-2 genome, one interval contains:
- a CDS encoding SLC13 family permease, with translation MNEMWLLAIILLAMVGGLIAGAAKPATMFFMALLSAYLLGLVELNQALMSFTNNGLIVLVLLVLAATALEKTWLIGKLSQVIGNGSLFSTLAKMGVSTALLSSFTNNTAVVASLIGVVRRNQAHAPSKLLLPLNYAAILGGTLTLIGTSTNLIVNSFVENAGLEPLGFFEFSQVGILVVITGLAVLMLLANTLPDRREENLDEALPYLLEAHVAKHSKLVGHSVVDNRLRALKKLYLVELERSGIRICPVPPNMVIQAGDMLRFSGAVESVELLHQFDGLEWFGKQHAKGQNLVEAVLGPSSKLVGTTLKDARFREIYDSAVMAIRRGHAPLKGGLGDIVLQPGDVLLITPGDRFSNSPNLSTDFAAISGLDLNVRLDDKRSNWVILGFVLTILASVTELLPLAKGLVVLLLSYFAIGAVSLSELKRRFPLELVIIVGSALSLATLMIDTGLAKNLADGVISIFNGYGVFAAFVGVFFITLIVTELITNNAAAALAFPVAYAVATSYGVDPRPFIMAVVFGASASFISPYGYQTNLMVYNAGNYKLSDFVRVGLPLSVVYSLTVIFAVPYFFPF, from the coding sequence ATGAATGAAATGTGGTTGTTAGCGATCATATTGTTAGCAATGGTAGGCGGCCTAATAGCTGGGGCTGCCAAACCTGCCACAATGTTTTTTATGGCGCTATTAAGCGCCTACTTATTAGGCTTGGTTGAACTTAACCAAGCACTAATGAGTTTTACAAATAATGGTTTGATTGTATTAGTGCTGTTGGTGCTAGCCGCTACAGCACTCGAAAAGACCTGGTTAATCGGCAAGTTAAGCCAGGTTATTGGCAATGGTAGTTTATTTAGTACCTTAGCTAAAATGGGTGTTTCTACCGCATTACTGTCTTCATTTACCAATAACACTGCTGTAGTAGCGTCGTTAATCGGTGTAGTAAGACGTAATCAAGCCCATGCGCCATCGAAATTATTACTGCCATTAAACTATGCCGCCATTTTAGGCGGTACATTAACTCTAATTGGTACCTCAACCAACTTGATCGTTAACTCGTTTGTTGAAAATGCTGGGCTTGAGCCCCTTGGTTTTTTTGAGTTCAGCCAAGTAGGTATTTTAGTGGTGATAACCGGTTTAGCGGTATTGATGCTGTTAGCCAATACCTTGCCTGATCGCCGTGAAGAAAATCTTGATGAGGCATTACCTTATTTACTTGAAGCCCATGTGGCTAAGCACTCTAAACTGGTAGGGCATAGCGTGGTCGATAATCGTCTACGTGCACTGAAAAAGCTTTACCTAGTTGAACTCGAACGCAGTGGTATTCGTATTTGTCCCGTACCACCTAATATGGTGATCCAAGCGGGTGATATGTTGCGCTTTAGTGGTGCTGTTGAGTCAGTTGAGCTACTGCATCAATTTGATGGACTTGAATGGTTTGGTAAGCAACATGCTAAAGGTCAAAATTTGGTTGAGGCTGTTTTAGGCCCTTCATCTAAATTAGTTGGTACCACACTAAAGGATGCGCGTTTTCGTGAAATTTATGATTCGGCTGTGATGGCAATTCGCCGAGGCCATGCTCCCCTTAAAGGTGGCTTAGGCGACATCGTGCTTCAGCCCGGGGATGTGTTATTGATTACCCCTGGGGACCGATTTTCCAATAGTCCTAATTTAAGTACCGACTTTGCAGCGATTAGCGGTTTAGATCTCAATGTTCGATTAGATGATAAGCGCAGTAACTGGGTGATTTTAGGCTTTGTGTTGACTATCTTAGCCAGCGTAACTGAACTGCTGCCTTTAGCAAAGGGATTGGTGGTTTTATTACTGAGCTACTTTGCTATTGGTGCAGTGAGTTTGTCTGAATTAAAACGTCGCTTCCCACTTGAATTAGTCATTATTGTAGGCAGTGCTTTATCCTTGGCCACGTTAATGATTGATACTGGCTTAGCTAAAAATTTAGCTGATGGTGTTATCAGTATATTTAATGGTTATGGGGTGTTTGCAGCATTTGTTGGGGTGTTTTTTATCACCCTTATTGTGACTGAATTGATCACCAATAATGCCGCCGCAGCGTTAGCGTTTCCGGTAGCCTATGCAGTCGCAACCAGTTATGGCGTTGACCCTCGTCCGTTTATTATGGCAGTGGTGTTTGGTGCCAGTGCCAGCTTTATTTCACCTTACGGTTATCAAACCAATTTGATGGTGTATAACGCAGGTAATTATAAGTTATCTGACTTTGTGCGAGTAGGATTGCCTTTGTCTGTGGTGTATTCACTGACCGTTATTTTTGCCGTGCCCTATTTTTTCCCATTCTAA
- the cysN gene encoding sulfate adenylyltransferase subunit CysN, with protein sequence MNQAENNTTRMAAEILEHGVKQYLALQQNKGLLRFLTCGSVDDGKSTLIGRLLHDSAQIYEDQLATLKNDSAKMGTTGEAIDLALLVDGLQAEREQGITIDVAYRYFSSEKRKFIISDTPGHEQYTRNMATGASTCDLAVILVDARYGVQTQTKRHAFIASLLGIRHFVVAVNKMDLVGFDQTVFNNIQADFAQFVSDFGDLDIHYVPLSALNGDNVVNRSSQCDWYQGGTLLALLETIDTQRELSELPARFPVQYVLRPNLDFRGFSGTLSSGILKVGDEIVALPSNKRSKIERIVTFDGDLVEAVAGQAVTITLEDEIDISRGDLLAKPDSAPSLANHIVADLVWMDEKPLQIGQLYDVKVAGKKTQAVVSEIEYVVDVNTLERSAATSLSLNTIARVKLDLTETVVLDAYSLVRDTGGMILIDRLSNATVAAVMVVDGYQGEKQANSEFSAFELEFNTLVRKHFPHWNARDISLIGK encoded by the coding sequence ATGAATCAAGCAGAAAATAACACAACTCGCATGGCCGCTGAAATTTTAGAGCATGGCGTAAAACAGTATTTAGCCCTTCAGCAAAACAAAGGTCTTTTGCGCTTTTTAACCTGTGGCAGTGTTGATGATGGCAAAAGTACTCTTATTGGACGCTTATTGCACGACAGCGCGCAAATTTATGAAGACCAATTAGCTACTTTAAAAAATGATAGCGCTAAAATGGGCACTACAGGTGAGGCCATTGACCTAGCATTACTGGTTGATGGTTTACAGGCTGAGCGTGAGCAAGGTATTACCATTGATGTGGCTTACCGTTATTTCTCTAGTGAAAAACGTAAGTTCATTATTTCTGATACCCCAGGGCACGAGCAATACACCCGCAATATGGCAACGGGTGCTTCAACCTGTGACTTAGCCGTTATTTTGGTTGATGCCCGCTACGGTGTACAAACTCAAACTAAGCGTCATGCGTTTATTGCATCATTATTGGGTATTCGTCACTTTGTTGTGGCAGTCAATAAGATGGATTTAGTGGGGTTTGATCAAACTGTTTTCAATAATATTCAAGCTGACTTTGCTCAGTTTGTCAGTGATTTTGGTGATTTAGACATTCATTATGTCCCCTTGTCCGCATTAAATGGCGACAACGTTGTTAATCGCAGTAGCCAATGTGATTGGTACCAAGGCGGCACATTGTTAGCGCTACTGGAAACCATTGACACCCAACGTGAGTTGAGTGAGCTACCGGCGCGTTTCCCTGTGCAGTATGTACTGCGCCCTAACCTTGATTTTCGTGGTTTTTCAGGAACCTTATCGTCAGGCATTTTAAAAGTGGGTGACGAGATTGTCGCATTGCCGTCTAACAAGCGCAGCAAAATAGAACGTATTGTGACTTTTGATGGTGACTTGGTTGAAGCGGTTGCAGGACAAGCAGTCACTATCACTCTAGAAGATGAGATTGATATTTCTCGCGGTGACTTATTGGCTAAACCAGACAGTGCACCAAGCTTAGCTAATCATATTGTTGCCGACCTTGTGTGGATGGATGAAAAGCCATTACAGATTGGTCAACTGTACGATGTAAAAGTCGCTGGTAAGAAAACCCAAGCGGTAGTCAGTGAAATTGAATACGTGGTTGACGTTAATACCCTAGAGCGCAGCGCGGCAACGTCTTTAAGCTTAAACACGATTGCGCGAGTAAAGTTAGATTTAACCGAAACCGTAGTATTAGATGCCTACAGTTTGGTGCGTGATACCGGCGGAATGATCTTAATCGATCGCCTATCAAATGCCACTGTTGCAGCCGTGATGGTGGTTGATGGTTATCAAGGCGAAAAGCAAGCTAATAGTGAGTTTAGCGCGTTTGAACTTGAGTTTAATACCTTGGTACGCAAACATTTTCCACACTGGAATGCTCGCGACATCAGTTTGATTGGAAAATAA